A single region of the Streptomyces sp. ITFR-16 genome encodes:
- a CDS encoding glycerophosphodiester phosphodiesterase: MVTPLTPVTAVAHRGDPYRFRENTLPSIRSALERGADAVEIDVRVTRDGVPVLLHDATLERLWGHDVRLDRLTHQEVTELTGGGVPTLRDALLAVGAHRVMVDLPGSTDESVRRTVGVVRECGAGERAYYCAGPEAMLRVRAADPSAEIAMTWTSLAPPRAGLLEAIGPRWLNYRFGLVSRELTDRNHRDGLLVSAWTADTGRTMRRLIRAGVDSVTTNRVDVLHRLILKSAGGDAT, from the coding sequence ATGGTCACCCCTCTCACTCCCGTCACAGCGGTCGCGCATCGCGGCGATCCGTACCGGTTCCGCGAGAACACCCTTCCCTCGATCCGCTCCGCCCTCGAACGGGGGGCGGACGCGGTCGAGATCGATGTCCGGGTCACCCGCGACGGGGTGCCGGTCCTGCTGCACGACGCCACACTGGAACGGCTGTGGGGCCATGACGTGCGGCTGGACCGGCTCACCCACCAGGAGGTGACCGAGCTGACCGGCGGCGGGGTGCCCACCCTGCGCGATGCCCTGCTCGCCGTCGGGGCGCACCGGGTGATGGTCGATCTGCCCGGCTCCACGGACGAGTCCGTGCGCAGGACGGTCGGGGTGGTCCGCGAGTGCGGGGCCGGTGAGCGCGCCTACTACTGCGCGGGGCCCGAGGCCATGCTGCGGGTGCGCGCGGCCGACCCGTCCGCCGAGATCGCGATGACCTGGACCTCGCTCGCCCCGCCCCGGGCGGGGCTGCTGGAGGCGATCGGGCCGCGCTGGCTGAACTACCGGTTCGGGCTGGTGAGCCGCGAGCTGACGGACCGCAACCACCGGGACGGGCTGCTGGTCTCGGCGTGGACGGCGGACACCGGTCGGACGATGCGCCGGCTGATCCGCGCGGGCGTGGACTCCGTCACCACCAACCGGGTCGACGTCCTGCACCGGCTGATCCTCAAGTCCGCGGGCGGCGACGCGACTTGA
- a CDS encoding glycosyl hydrolase family 28-related protein, which translates to MRTSSPTTTPTRGAYVLGVAVALVATVIGVTGPASAQRAPEPRAAAAAGATLPFGSTEAESATTTGQKIGPDHTQGTLASEASGRQAVRLDAGQNVEFTLDRAANAVNVAYNVPDGQSGSLAVYVNGTRLDASLAVTSKYSYVDTSWIAGAKTHHFFDNARLLLGRDLQAGDTVRLEAVSTEVTVDVADFEQVDGPAAAPPGAVSVVGKGADATGQQDSTQAFRDAITEAKAGGGTVWIPAGDFRLDSELSGVENVTIQGAGSWHSVVHASRFINQSGSAGKAVIKDFAVIGEVTERVDSNPDNFVNGSLGPDSRVSGMWLQHLKVGLWLTGNNDNLVVENNRILDTTADGLNLNGSAHGVQVRDNFLRNQGDDSLAMWSLNAADTDSVFANNTISQPNLANGIAIYGGSDITVKDNLISDTNALGSGIAISNQKFADPFFPLGGTITVSGNTLVRTGAVNPNWGHPMGALRVDAYDSAIEAQVKITDTTLTDSPYSAYEFVSGGGTGRGVENVTVDGSSVDGVGTVVVQAETPGAVTMSNVTATGVGAAGVYNCPYPEGSGTFTLTDGGGNSGWDSTWDDCSAWPEPDSGN; encoded by the coding sequence ATGCGCACGTCATCCCCCACGACAACCCCCACACGCGGTGCGTACGTTCTCGGCGTCGCGGTCGCCCTCGTGGCCACCGTCATCGGCGTCACCGGTCCGGCCTCCGCCCAGCGGGCCCCGGAGCCCCGGGCGGCCGCCGCGGCAGGCGCCACGCTTCCCTTCGGCTCCACCGAGGCGGAGTCCGCCACCACCACCGGGCAGAAGATCGGCCCCGACCACACCCAGGGCACCCTGGCCTCCGAGGCCTCGGGCCGGCAGGCGGTACGCCTGGACGCCGGGCAGAACGTGGAGTTCACCCTCGACCGGGCGGCCAACGCCGTGAACGTCGCCTACAACGTGCCCGACGGACAGAGCGGTTCGCTCGCCGTCTACGTCAACGGCACCCGGCTCGACGCTTCCCTGGCCGTCACCTCCAAGTACAGCTACGTCGACACCTCCTGGATCGCCGGCGCCAAGACCCATCACTTCTTCGACAACGCCCGCCTCCTGCTCGGGCGCGACCTCCAGGCGGGCGACACGGTGCGGCTGGAGGCCGTCTCCACCGAGGTCACCGTCGACGTCGCCGACTTCGAGCAGGTCGACGGGCCCGCCGCCGCACCCCCGGGCGCGGTCTCCGTCGTCGGCAAGGGCGCCGACGCCACCGGACAGCAGGACTCCACGCAGGCCTTCCGCGACGCGATCACCGAGGCGAAGGCCGGCGGCGGCACCGTGTGGATCCCGGCAGGCGACTTCAGGCTCGACTCCGAGCTCAGCGGCGTCGAGAACGTGACCATCCAGGGCGCCGGCAGCTGGCACTCGGTCGTGCACGCCTCACGGTTCATCAACCAGAGCGGCTCCGCGGGCAAGGCCGTCATCAAGGACTTCGCGGTCATCGGCGAGGTCACCGAGCGGGTCGACAGCAATCCCGACAACTTCGTCAACGGCTCCCTCGGCCCGGACTCCCGGGTCAGCGGCATGTGGCTCCAGCACCTCAAGGTCGGCCTCTGGCTCACCGGCAACAACGACAACCTGGTCGTCGAGAACAACCGGATCCTCGACACCACCGCGGACGGCCTGAACCTCAACGGCAGCGCCCACGGCGTCCAGGTCCGCGACAACTTCCTGCGCAACCAGGGCGACGACTCGCTCGCCATGTGGTCGCTGAACGCCGCCGACACCGACTCCGTCTTCGCGAACAACACCATTTCCCAGCCCAACCTGGCGAACGGCATCGCGATCTACGGCGGCAGCGACATCACCGTCAAGGACAACCTGATCAGCGACACCAACGCCCTCGGCAGCGGCATCGCCATCTCCAACCAGAAGTTCGCCGATCCCTTCTTCCCCCTCGGCGGCACCATCACGGTCTCCGGGAACACTCTCGTACGCACCGGTGCCGTCAACCCCAACTGGGGCCACCCCATGGGCGCGCTGCGCGTGGACGCGTACGACAGCGCCATCGAGGCGCAGGTGAAGATCACCGACACCACCCTCACGGACAGCCCCTACAGCGCCTACGAGTTCGTCTCGGGCGGCGGCACCGGCCGGGGCGTCGAGAACGTGACCGTCGACGGGTCGTCGGTGGACGGGGTCGGCACGGTCGTCGTCCAGGCGGAGACGCCGGGCGCCGTGACGATGTCGAACGTCACGGCCACCGGCGTCGGCGCGGCAGGGGTCTACAACTGCCCGTACCCCGAGGGCTCGGGCACCTTCACCCTCACCGACGGCGGCGGCAACTCCGGCTGGGACAGCACCTGGGACGACTGCTCGGCCTGGCCCGAGCCGGACAGCGGGAACTGA
- a CDS encoding adenosine deaminase, producing MTDLHPFIAGLPKAELHVHHVGSASPRIVAELAAHHPDSKVPTAPEALADYFSFTDFAHFIDVYLSVVDLIRTPEDVRLLTFEVARDMARQNIRYAELTVTPFSSTRRGIPEQGFMEAIEDARKAAESELGVVLRWCFDIPGEAGLEAAEETTRLAVDLRPEGLVSFGLGGPEIGVDRPQFKPYFDRAIAEGLHSVPHAGETTGPQTVWDALTHLRAERIGHGTSSVRDPKLLDHLAEHRIALEVCPTSNIATRAVADIEQHPVGEMVRAGVLVTINSDDPPMFGTDLNNEYAVAARLLGLDERGLAALAKNAVEASFLDPAGKRTLAAEIDTYTTDWLARTGR from the coding sequence ATGACCGATCTGCACCCCTTCATCGCGGGGCTGCCCAAGGCCGAGCTCCATGTCCACCACGTCGGTTCGGCCTCGCCCCGGATCGTCGCCGAGCTCGCCGCGCACCACCCCGACTCCAAGGTCCCCACCGCCCCCGAGGCGCTGGCCGACTACTTCTCCTTCACCGACTTCGCGCACTTCATCGACGTCTACCTCTCGGTCGTGGACCTGATCCGCACCCCGGAGGACGTCCGGCTGCTGACGTTCGAGGTCGCCCGCGACATGGCGCGGCAGAACATCCGCTACGCGGAGCTGACCGTCACCCCGTTCTCCTCGACCCGCCGGGGCATTCCCGAGCAGGGCTTCATGGAAGCCATCGAGGACGCCCGCAAGGCCGCCGAGTCGGAGCTCGGTGTGGTGCTGCGCTGGTGCTTCGACATTCCGGGCGAGGCCGGTCTGGAGGCCGCCGAGGAGACCACCCGGCTCGCCGTGGACCTGCGGCCCGAAGGACTCGTCTCGTTCGGCCTCGGCGGCCCCGAGATCGGGGTGGACCGGCCCCAGTTCAAGCCGTACTTCGACCGGGCGATCGCCGAGGGCCTGCACTCCGTGCCGCACGCCGGGGAGACCACGGGACCGCAGACCGTCTGGGACGCCCTGACCCATCTGCGCGCGGAGCGCATCGGCCACGGCACCAGCTCGGTGCGCGACCCGAAGCTGCTGGACCACCTCGCCGAGCACCGCATCGCGCTGGAGGTGTGCCCCACCTCGAACATCGCGACCCGCGCGGTGGCCGACATCGAGCAGCACCCGGTCGGGGAGATGGTCCGGGCGGGCGTGCTGGTCACGATCAACAGCGACGACCCGCCCATGTTCGGCACGGACCTCAACAACGAGTACGCGGTGGCCGCCCGGCTGCTCGGCCTCGACGAGCGGGGTCTCGCCGCGCTCGCGAAGAACGCGGTCGAGGCGTCCTTCCTCGACCCGGCCGGCAAGCGCACGCTGGCCGCCGAGATCGACACGTACACGACGGACTGGCTCGCGCGCACGGGCCGGTGA
- a CDS encoding DUF4190 domain-containing protein yields MSDNTEQPADGAAPRDPWAPPDNQGNPGYPGSKVPLDKSTEDSRPPTDGATGGGLPPTVHDQQTVTSMPSAGTGPLPTAGFGAPEAGQPSGTGAIPAPPVGPNGPGQPAPPTAGQYGYPAPPQYGYPAAQGPQAPQAQYGYPAAQPQYGDYPGYPGYGQAGWGGPQPANGMGIASLVLGIIAVAGFCLYGLGIILGVLALIFGILGRGRANRGEANNGGVALAGIILGSVGIVVSAAFLGFFVWAVTTDDFDESRAPVHAPVSVSVAADAGQHLPLGV; encoded by the coding sequence ATGTCAGACAACACAGAGCAGCCGGCGGACGGGGCCGCACCGCGCGATCCGTGGGCTCCGCCGGACAATCAGGGCAACCCGGGATATCCGGGCAGCAAGGTGCCGCTGGACAAGAGCACCGAGGACAGCCGCCCGCCGACGGACGGCGCCACCGGGGGCGGCCTGCCGCCGACCGTGCACGACCAGCAGACGGTCACCTCGATGCCGAGCGCCGGTACGGGACCCCTCCCGACGGCCGGCTTCGGCGCACCGGAGGCGGGGCAGCCCTCCGGCACCGGCGCGATACCCGCGCCGCCCGTCGGACCGAACGGTCCCGGACAGCCGGCCCCGCCGACCGCGGGGCAGTACGGCTACCCGGCCCCGCCGCAGTACGGCTATCCGGCGGCCCAGGGCCCGCAGGCCCCGCAGGCCCAGTACGGCTACCCGGCCGCGCAGCCGCAGTACGGCGACTACCCGGGATACCCCGGGTACGGCCAGGCCGGGTGGGGCGGGCCGCAGCCCGCGAACGGGATGGGCATCGCCTCGCTGGTGCTCGGCATCATCGCGGTGGCCGGCTTCTGCCTGTACGGCCTCGGCATCATCCTCGGCGTCCTCGCGCTGATCTTCGGGATCCTCGGCCGCGGCCGGGCCAACCGGGGTGAGGCCAACAACGGCGGTGTGGCCCTGGCCGGCATCATCCTCGGCTCGGTCGGCATCGTCGTCAGCGCGGCGTTCCTGGGCTTCTTCGTCTGGGCCGTCACCACGGACGACTTCGACGAGAGCCGCGCACCGGTCCACGCACCGGTCTCGGTGTCGGTGGCCGCCGACGCGGGGCAGCACCTCCCGCTGGGGGTGTGA
- a CDS encoding gamma-aminobutyraldehyde dehydrogenase yields MTAEVRRLRNYINGEFRDAADGRTIDVVNPVTEEVYATSPLSGPADVDAAMEAAAAAFPAWRDATPAERQRALLKIADAFEERAEDLIAAESENTGKPLGLTRTEEIPPMVDQIRFFAGAARLLEGRSAGEYMEGLTSIVRREPVGVCAQVAPWNYPMMMAVWKFAPALAAGNTVVIKPSDTTPASTVLIAEIIGQILPKGVFNVICGDRDTGRAMVEHRTPAMASITGSVRAGMQVAESAAKDVKRVHLELGGKAPVVVFEDIDIAKAVEDISVAGYFNAGQDCTAATRVLVHESIHDEFVTALAKAAADTRTGLPDDEDVLYGPLNNANQLAQVSGFIERLPAHARVEAGGHRVGDKGYFYAPTVVSGLKQDDEIIQHEVFGPVITVQSFTDEAQALEWANGVEYALASSVWTKDHARAMRMSKNLDFGCVWINTHIPLVAEMPHGGFKKSGYGKDLSAYGFEDYTRIKHVMTSLDG; encoded by the coding sequence GTGACCGCCGAGGTACGCCGTCTGCGCAACTACATCAACGGGGAGTTCCGGGACGCCGCCGACGGGCGGACGATCGACGTGGTCAACCCGGTGACGGAAGAGGTCTACGCGACCTCGCCGCTCTCCGGCCCCGCCGACGTCGATGCCGCCATGGAGGCCGCCGCGGCGGCGTTCCCCGCCTGGCGCGACGCCACGCCCGCCGAGCGCCAGCGCGCCCTGCTCAAGATCGCCGACGCCTTCGAGGAGCGGGCCGAGGACCTCATCGCGGCCGAGTCCGAGAACACCGGCAAGCCGCTCGGGCTGACCCGCACCGAAGAGATCCCGCCGATGGTGGACCAGATCCGCTTCTTCGCGGGTGCCGCCCGGCTGCTGGAGGGCCGCTCGGCCGGCGAGTACATGGAGGGGCTCACCTCCATCGTCCGCCGCGAGCCGGTCGGGGTCTGCGCGCAGGTCGCGCCGTGGAACTACCCGATGATGATGGCCGTCTGGAAGTTCGCCCCGGCGCTCGCCGCGGGCAACACCGTCGTGATCAAGCCGTCCGACACCACCCCGGCGTCCACGGTGCTGATCGCCGAGATCATCGGGCAGATCCTGCCCAAGGGCGTCTTCAACGTCATCTGCGGCGACCGGGACACCGGCCGCGCGATGGTCGAGCACCGGACCCCGGCGATGGCCTCCATCACCGGCTCGGTACGGGCCGGGATGCAGGTCGCCGAGTCGGCGGCCAAGGACGTCAAGCGGGTCCACCTGGAGCTCGGCGGCAAGGCGCCCGTCGTCGTCTTCGAGGACATCGACATCGCCAAGGCCGTCGAGGACATCTCGGTCGCGGGCTACTTCAACGCCGGACAGGACTGTACGGCCGCGACCCGCGTCCTGGTCCACGAGTCCATCCACGACGAGTTCGTCACCGCGCTGGCCAAGGCCGCCGCCGACACCAGGACCGGGCTGCCGGACGACGAGGACGTGCTCTACGGCCCGCTCAACAACGCCAACCAGCTGGCCCAGGTCAGCGGCTTCATCGAGCGCCTCCCGGCCCACGCCCGGGTCGAGGCGGGCGGCCACCGCGTCGGCGACAAGGGCTACTTCTACGCCCCGACCGTCGTCTCCGGCCTCAAGCAGGACGACGAGATCATCCAGCACGAGGTCTTCGGTCCGGTCATCACCGTCCAGTCCTTCACGGACGAGGCCCAGGCGCTGGAGTGGGCCAACGGCGTGGAGTACGCCCTGGCCTCCTCGGTGTGGACCAAGGACCACGCCCGCGCCATGCGCATGTCCAAGAACCTCGACTTCGGCTGTGTGTGGATCAACACCCACATCCCGCTCGTCGCCGAGATGCCGCACGGCGGGTTCAAGAAGTCCGGCTACGGCAAGGACCTCTCCGCCTACGGCTTCGAGGACTACACCCGTATCAAGCACGTCATGACCTCCCTCGACGGCTGA
- a CDS encoding Lrp/AsnC family transcriptional regulator yields MASRSADSRNGSGSSPAVDAVSLAIIEQLQEDGRRPYAAIGKAVGLSEAAVRQRVQKLLDQGVMQIVAVTDPLTVGFRRQAMVGINVEGDLDPVAEALSAMAECEYVVMTAGSFDLMVEIVCEDDDHLLETISKRIRAIPGVRSTESFVYLKLKKQTYMWGTR; encoded by the coding sequence GTGGCCAGTCGCAGCGCAGACTCCAGGAACGGGAGCGGATCGTCCCCAGCGGTCGATGCCGTGTCCCTCGCAATCATCGAGCAGCTCCAGGAGGACGGGCGCCGCCCGTACGCCGCGATAGGCAAGGCCGTGGGCCTCTCCGAGGCGGCCGTGCGCCAGCGCGTCCAGAAGCTGCTGGACCAGGGCGTGATGCAGATCGTCGCCGTCACCGACCCGCTCACCGTGGGGTTCCGGCGGCAGGCGATGGTCGGGATCAATGTCGAGGGCGACCTCGACCCCGTCGCCGAGGCCCTGTCGGCCATGGCCGAGTGCGAGTACGTGGTCATGACCGCGGGCTCCTTCGACCTGATGGTGGAGATCGTCTGCGAGGACGACGACCACCTGCTGGAGACGATCAGCAAACGCATCCGGGCCATTCCCGGCGTGCGCTCCACGGAGAGCTTCGTCTACCTCAAGCTCAAGAAGCAGACCTACATGTGGGGAACCCGATAG
- a CDS encoding extracellular solute-binding protein, whose amino-acid sequence MSRRSLLRALGAGAAGVTLAGCGVPAAYVQPGDRAGRDDSAGDHTLHFANWPLYIDTDDDNTSKRPTLDAFSKRTGISVTYTEEINDNDEFFGKISPALMNHQQTGRDLVVISDWMAARFVRLGWVQEMDRAKQPNVAKYLDPQLRSPAFDKGRRHSVPWQSGITGIAYNRKKLGREIKHMSDLWADDLRGKVTLLSGLDEAFALLMQGNGVDITRWKGDDFYAMCDQVEKLVKTKHIRRFTGNDYIKDLSTGDVLACQAYSGDVIQLQADNPEIEFVVPEEGAELWAESLMIPNLARHKRNAEKLVDYYYEPEVAAELAAWVNYVCPVPAARDILASSKDEDTAALAEDPLIFPDDAMRKRLAIARDITSEERTEFAKKWNSVVGL is encoded by the coding sequence ATGTCCCGCCGGTCCCTGCTCCGCGCCCTCGGGGCGGGGGCGGCCGGTGTCACGCTGGCCGGCTGCGGGGTGCCCGCCGCCTATGTGCAGCCCGGTGACCGCGCCGGACGCGACGACTCCGCGGGCGACCACACCCTGCACTTCGCCAACTGGCCGCTCTACATCGACACCGACGACGACAACACGTCGAAGCGGCCCACCCTCGACGCGTTCAGCAAGCGGACCGGGATCTCCGTCACGTACACCGAGGAGATCAACGACAACGACGAGTTCTTCGGCAAGATCAGCCCGGCGCTGATGAACCACCAGCAGACCGGCCGCGACCTCGTCGTCATCAGCGACTGGATGGCCGCGCGCTTCGTCCGGCTCGGCTGGGTCCAGGAGATGGACCGGGCCAAGCAGCCCAACGTGGCCAAGTACCTCGACCCGCAGCTGCGCTCGCCCGCCTTCGACAAGGGCCGCAGGCACAGCGTGCCGTGGCAGTCCGGGATCACCGGCATCGCGTACAACCGCAAGAAGCTCGGCCGCGAGATCAAGCACATGAGCGACCTGTGGGCGGACGACCTGCGCGGCAAGGTCACCCTGCTGTCCGGGCTCGACGAGGCGTTCGCCCTGCTCATGCAGGGCAACGGCGTCGACATCACCCGCTGGAAGGGTGACGACTTCTATGCCATGTGCGACCAGGTGGAGAAGCTGGTGAAGACCAAGCACATCCGCCGCTTCACGGGCAACGACTACATCAAGGACCTGTCCACCGGTGATGTGCTGGCCTGCCAGGCCTACTCCGGCGACGTCATCCAGCTCCAGGCGGACAACCCCGAGATCGAGTTCGTGGTGCCCGAGGAGGGTGCCGAGCTCTGGGCCGAATCGCTGATGATCCCCAACCTCGCCCGCCACAAGCGCAACGCCGAGAAGCTCGTCGACTACTACTACGAGCCCGAGGTCGCCGCCGAACTCGCCGCCTGGGTCAACTACGTCTGCCCGGTGCCCGCCGCCCGCGACATCCTGGCCTCCTCCAAGGACGAGGACACGGCCGCGCTCGCCGAGGACCCGCTGATCTTCCCCGACGACGCGATGCGCAAGCGGCTGGCGATCGCCCGTGACATCACGTCGGAGGAGCGCACCGAATTCGCCAAGAAGTGGAACAGCGTCGTCGGCCTGTGA
- a CDS encoding glycosyl hydrolase family 28-related protein, which translates to MTRRDRSRRAIALALGATLTAAWLLPAAAHAAPAPGPAAAAADRGAATPYTEYEAEDGTYDGTLLETDATRTFGHTNFATESSGRKSVRLDTTGQYVEFTSAGSTNSIVVRNSIPDAPGGGGQDRTLSLYADGTFVQKLDLSSKHSWLYGSTDDPEGLTNTPGGDARRLFDESHALLDKTYPEGTTFRLQRDSGDDAAYYVVDLVDLEQVAPPASKPDACTSITEYGAVPDDGKDDTDAIQKAVTADQNGEIDCVWIPAGQWRQEQKILTDDPQDRGQYNQVGIRDVTVRGAGMWHSQLYSLTPPQDAGGINHPHEGNFGFDIDDNTQISDIAIFGSGTIRGGDGNAEGGVGLNGRFGKNTKITNVWIEHANVGTWVGRDYSNIPELWGPGDGLEFSGMRIRNTYADGINFTNGTRNSSVTDSSFRNTGDDALAVWASKYVKDPAVDIGHDNVFSGNTVQLPWRANGIAVYGGYGNRIENNLVYDTMNYPGIMLATDHDPVPFSGETLIANNGLYRTGGAFWNEDQEFGAITLFAQGPDIPGVTIRDTDIQDSTYDGIQFKTGGGAMPDVKISNVTISGSANGSGILAMGGARGSATLTDVTISGSRDGDVLVEPGSQFVIDTGTGTARTAGGTRGGGQAR; encoded by the coding sequence GTGACCAGGAGAGACCGGAGCCGGCGGGCCATCGCCCTCGCACTCGGCGCCACCCTGACCGCCGCCTGGCTGCTGCCGGCCGCCGCACACGCGGCGCCGGCACCAGGACCGGCCGCCGCCGCGGCCGACCGGGGCGCCGCGACCCCGTACACCGAGTACGAGGCGGAGGACGGCACCTACGACGGCACCTTGCTGGAGACGGACGCCACCCGCACCTTCGGGCACACCAACTTCGCCACCGAGTCCTCGGGGCGCAAGTCGGTACGCCTGGACACCACCGGCCAGTACGTGGAGTTCACATCGGCCGGCTCCACCAACTCGATCGTCGTCCGCAACTCGATTCCCGACGCGCCGGGCGGCGGGGGCCAGGACAGGACGCTGAGCCTCTACGCCGACGGCACGTTCGTGCAGAAGCTCGACCTGTCGTCCAAGCACAGCTGGCTGTACGGCAGCACGGACGACCCGGAAGGCCTGACGAACACCCCCGGCGGCGACGCGCGGCGGCTGTTCGACGAATCGCACGCCCTGCTCGACAAGACCTACCCCGAGGGCACCACCTTCCGCCTTCAGCGGGACTCCGGTGACGACGCCGCGTACTACGTCGTCGACCTGGTCGACCTGGAGCAGGTGGCGCCGCCGGCGAGCAAGCCCGACGCGTGCACCTCGATCACCGAGTACGGCGCGGTCCCCGACGACGGGAAGGACGACACGGACGCCATCCAGAAGGCCGTCACCGCCGATCAGAACGGTGAGATCGACTGTGTGTGGATCCCGGCCGGGCAGTGGCGCCAGGAGCAGAAGATCCTCACCGACGACCCGCAGGACCGGGGTCAGTACAACCAGGTCGGTATCCGTGACGTCACCGTCCGAGGCGCCGGGATGTGGCACTCCCAGCTGTACTCCCTGACCCCGCCGCAGGACGCGGGCGGCATCAACCACCCGCACGAGGGCAACTTCGGCTTCGACATCGACGACAACACCCAGATCTCGGACATCGCGATCTTCGGTTCCGGCACCATCCGGGGCGGCGACGGCAACGCCGAGGGCGGCGTCGGTCTCAACGGCCGGTTCGGCAAGAACACCAAGATCACCAACGTGTGGATCGAGCACGCCAATGTCGGGACCTGGGTCGGCCGCGACTACAGCAACATCCCGGAGCTGTGGGGCCCCGGTGACGGCCTCGAATTCAGCGGGATGCGCATCCGCAACACCTACGCGGACGGCATCAACTTCACCAACGGCACCCGCAACTCCTCCGTCACCGACTCCTCCTTCCGCAACACCGGGGACGACGCGCTGGCGGTATGGGCCAGCAAGTACGTCAAGGACCCCGCCGTGGACATCGGCCACGACAACGTCTTCAGCGGCAACACCGTGCAACTGCCCTGGCGGGCCAACGGCATCGCCGTCTACGGCGGCTACGGCAACAGGATCGAGAACAACCTGGTCTACGACACCATGAACTACCCGGGCATCATGCTGGCCACCGATCACGACCCGGTGCCCTTCTCCGGCGAAACCCTGATCGCGAACAACGGGCTCTACCGCACGGGCGGGGCGTTCTGGAACGAGGACCAGGAGTTCGGCGCGATCACCCTGTTCGCACAGGGCCCCGACATCCCCGGCGTCACGATCCGTGACACCGACATCCAGGACTCGACGTACGACGGCATCCAGTTCAAGACCGGCGGCGGCGCCATGCCGGATGTGAAGATCAGCAATGTGACGATCTCCGGCTCCGCCAACGGCTCCGGGATCCTCGCCATGGGCGGCGCGCGGGGCAGCGCGACGCTCACCGATGTGACGATCAGCGGCTCGCGCGACGGGGACGTCCTGGTCGAACCCGGATCGCAGTTCGTCATCGACACGGGCACGGGCACGGCCCGGACCGCCGGCGGGACGCGGGGCGGCGGCCAGGCACGGTAA
- a CDS encoding SAM-dependent methyltransferase, with protein sequence MPGRRQGADVTTPRSNSLPARVRSDVAHNARVWNYWLGGKDHFPVDRAVGDQVTAMYPSIGEVARADRAFLGRAVRYLAGDAGIGQFLDIGTGLPTADNTHEVAQHTAPDARVVYVDNDPIVLAHARSLLTSSPEGATEYVDADARRPELILRAAQPTLDLRRPVAVMLLGILNFVLDTDEATRVVRVLMDAVPSGSYLVLTHPTLELGGEGNEAAMRFWNENATPPITARTRFEFASFLTGLDLVEPGIVSCARWRPSPGTAEPEVAQFGAVARKR encoded by the coding sequence ATGCCAGGCCGGCGCCAAGGAGCAGACGTGACCACGCCCCGCAGCAACTCCCTCCCCGCCCGGGTCCGTTCCGATGTCGCGCACAACGCCCGGGTCTGGAACTACTGGCTCGGCGGCAAGGACCACTTCCCCGTGGACCGCGCGGTCGGCGACCAGGTCACCGCCATGTACCCGAGCATCGGCGAGGTGGCGCGGGCCGACCGGGCGTTCCTGGGCCGGGCGGTGCGGTATCTGGCCGGGGACGCGGGGATCGGCCAGTTCCTGGACATCGGCACCGGTCTGCCGACGGCGGACAACACCCACGAGGTCGCCCAGCACACCGCCCCGGACGCCCGGGTCGTCTACGTCGACAACGACCCGATCGTCCTGGCGCACGCCCGCTCGCTGCTCACCAGCTCCCCGGAGGGCGCGACCGAGTACGTCGACGCGGACGCGCGCCGCCCGGAGCTGATCCTGAGGGCCGCCCAGCCGACCCTGGACCTTCGGCGGCCGGTCGCCGTGATGCTGCTGGGCATCCTGAATTTCGTCCTCGACACGGACGAGGCGACGCGCGTCGTCCGTGTGCTGATGGACGCGGTGCCCTCCGGCAGCTATCTGGTCCTCACCCACCCCACCCTCGAGCTGGGCGGCGAGGGCAACGAGGCGGCGATGCGGTTCTGGAACGAGAACGCCACACCCCCGATCACCGCCCGCACCCGCTTCGAGTTCGCCTCGTTCCTGACCGGCCTCGACCTGGTGGAGCCTGGCATCGTCTCCTGCGCCCGCTGGCGCCCGTCACCGGGGACGGCCGAGCCCGAGGTGGCGCAGTTCGGCGCGGTGGCGCGGAAGCGCTGA